One Sodalinema gerasimenkoae IPPAS B-353 DNA segment encodes these proteins:
- a CDS encoding ABC-F family ATP-binding cassette domain-containing protein codes for MSIITLQSIAKDFGIKEILRDASLSVDSQDKIGLIGTNGSGKSTLLKILAGIEPYNQGERLVNRNKRVIYLPQQPEIDPDRTVLEQVFADCGSKMQIVREYEALSHHLSRASGDDLDRLLKQLTRITEQMNAANAWDLETEAKIILSKLGIEDLEVKVGTLSGGYRKRIALAAALLAEPDLLLMDEPTNHLDAESVDWLQSYLQRYPAALVLVTHDRYFLDQVTTRILEVDRGDLYSYSGNYSYYLEKKALAEEVAASQERKHAGVLRRELAWLRQGPKARSTKQNARIQRIEGMQDVEFKQQIGKVDISTPSRRIGKKVIELEGVSKSYGDRQLFKDVTYSFERQDRIGIIGGNGTGKSTLLNIITGRLEPDNGTVEIGETIHFGYFDQHSEDLVESANQNQRVIDYVQEDATLVKTADGSIITASQMLERFLFPSSQQYVPLHKLSGGEKRRLFLLRVLMTAPNVLILDEPTNDLDVQTLGVLEEYLEDFNGCAIVVSHDRYFLDRTVNKIFALEPTGRLRQYPGNYSIYLDYKTLEAERAAKAAETAAAKTAKASPSPSPAPNKSVSQKNSSSGLSYKEKRELEQLEGQIPDLEEQKAKLEVQLYQNPPDDHVALETLSHELAALSSQIEESTVRWMELAERE; via the coding sequence ATGAGTATTATCACCCTACAATCGATTGCCAAAGACTTTGGTATCAAAGAAATCCTACGGGATGCCAGTCTCAGTGTCGATTCTCAGGACAAAATCGGCTTAATTGGCACTAATGGCTCCGGCAAATCTACCCTCCTCAAGATATTAGCTGGAATCGAACCCTATAACCAGGGAGAACGTCTAGTCAACCGCAACAAACGGGTGATTTACTTACCGCAACAGCCCGAAATTGACCCCGATCGCACGGTCTTAGAACAAGTCTTTGCTGATTGTGGCTCAAAAATGCAAATTGTGCGGGAGTATGAAGCTCTATCTCATCACCTGTCCCGAGCCTCAGGAGATGACCTCGATCGCCTCCTCAAACAACTGACTCGCATCACCGAACAAATGAATGCGGCCAATGCCTGGGATTTGGAAACTGAGGCTAAAATCATCCTCTCTAAACTAGGAATTGAGGACTTGGAGGTAAAAGTGGGAACCCTCTCAGGCGGCTACCGAAAACGCATTGCCCTGGCTGCCGCCCTACTGGCAGAACCGGACTTACTGCTGATGGACGAACCCACCAACCACCTCGATGCTGAATCCGTTGATTGGCTTCAAAGTTACCTACAACGCTATCCCGCCGCGTTGGTTTTGGTGACTCACGATCGCTATTTTCTCGACCAAGTCACTACCCGTATTTTAGAAGTGGATCGGGGCGATTTATACAGCTATTCCGGCAACTATTCCTACTATCTCGAAAAGAAAGCCCTCGCCGAAGAAGTCGCAGCCAGTCAAGAACGGAAACACGCCGGAGTTTTACGACGGGAACTAGCCTGGTTGCGACAAGGACCCAAAGCACGAAGCACCAAACAAAATGCTCGGATTCAACGCATTGAAGGGATGCAAGATGTTGAGTTCAAGCAACAGATTGGCAAAGTGGATATTTCCACCCCCAGCCGTCGCATTGGCAAGAAAGTGATTGAGTTAGAGGGAGTGAGTAAATCCTACGGCGATCGCCAACTCTTTAAGGATGTCACCTATAGTTTTGAGCGTCAAGATCGCATTGGCATCATTGGCGGCAATGGAACTGGTAAATCCACCCTCCTCAATATCATCACCGGGCGACTAGAACCCGACAACGGCACCGTTGAGATTGGCGAAACCATCCATTTTGGCTATTTCGATCAACATTCGGAAGACTTAGTCGAATCCGCCAACCAAAATCAGCGAGTGATTGACTATGTGCAGGAAGATGCCACCCTGGTTAAAACCGCCGATGGTAGCATTATCACCGCCTCACAAATGCTAGAACGGTTCCTGTTTCCATCGAGTCAGCAATATGTCCCCTTACACAAACTCTCCGGGGGTGAAAAGCGGCGGTTATTCTTGCTGCGAGTGTTAATGACGGCTCCCAATGTGTTGATTTTAGACGAACCCACCAATGATTTAGACGTACAAACCTTAGGGGTATTAGAAGAGTATTTAGAAGACTTTAATGGCTGTGCCATTGTCGTCTCCCACGATCGCTATTTTCTCGATCGCACGGTCAACAAAATCTTTGCCCTAGAACCCACTGGACGACTGCGCCAATATCCTGGCAATTATTCCATCTACCTCGATTATAAAACATTAGAAGCCGAACGAGCCGCAAAAGCCGCCGAAACTGCTGCCGCCAAAACAGCTAAGGCTTCTCCCTCGCCCTCTCCCGCACCCAACAAGTCTGTGAGTCAGAAAAATTCCTCCTCGGGGCTATCTTACAAAGAGAAGCGGGAACTCGAACAACTAGAAGGACAAATCCCAGATTTGGAAGAACAGAAAGCGAAATTAGAGGTTCAACTCTATCAAAATCCCCCAGATGACCATGTCGCCCTAGAGACTCTATCCCATGAACTCGCGGCATTGAGTTCTCAGATTGAGGAGTCGACGGTTCGCTGGATGGAGTTGGCGGAGAGGGAATAG
- the hpnA gene encoding hopanoid-associated sugar epimerase, giving the protein MVTEVFVTGGTGFIGAHVVRSLLESNYRVRALVRPQSRLDNLTGLDIEQVTGDVNSPELAQLMQGCDAVCHVAAHYSLWRRDRDRLHQVNVLGTRHVLQSAQAAGVERVVYTSSVAAIGVKPGGQAADETYQSPPHRLISAYKRSKYWAEQEAYQAIERGQDIVIVNPSTPIGPRDIKPTPTGDIIRRFLQRRMPAYVNTGLNFIDVRDVARGHVLALEKGKTGERYILGHQNLSFKAFLDKLAHHSGLDAPRYTVPLWLPLAVAWVDEILLSKLGKSPSVPLDGVRMSAEPMYYDASKAVRDLGLPQSDLDEAIAAAINWMERRQ; this is encoded by the coding sequence GTGGTTACAGAGGTTTTTGTCACCGGAGGAACGGGATTTATTGGGGCCCATGTGGTGCGATCGCTCCTAGAGTCGAACTATCGAGTTCGCGCCCTTGTGCGTCCTCAGAGTCGTCTCGATAACTTAACGGGCCTGGATATTGAACAGGTGACGGGAGATGTTAACAGCCCCGAGTTAGCCCAACTGATGCAAGGTTGCGATGCCGTGTGTCATGTGGCGGCCCACTATTCACTCTGGCGACGCGATCGCGATCGTCTGCATCAGGTGAATGTCCTTGGAACCCGTCACGTCTTGCAATCTGCCCAAGCCGCTGGCGTTGAACGAGTGGTGTACACCAGTTCCGTGGCGGCCATTGGTGTCAAACCCGGAGGACAGGCGGCGGACGAAACCTATCAAAGTCCCCCCCATCGTCTCATCAGTGCCTATAAACGGTCTAAATACTGGGCAGAACAAGAGGCCTATCAAGCCATCGAGAGAGGACAAGATATCGTCATCGTCAACCCCAGCACTCCCATCGGCCCGCGAGACATCAAACCCACCCCCACCGGGGACATTATCCGACGCTTTCTCCAACGAAGAATGCCGGCCTACGTTAACACCGGCTTAAACTTTATCGATGTGCGAGATGTGGCCCGAGGTCATGTTTTAGCTTTAGAGAAGGGCAAAACGGGAGAACGCTACATCCTGGGCCATCAAAATCTCAGCTTCAAAGCCTTCTTAGACAAACTCGCCCATCACAGCGGCCTCGATGCCCCCCGGTACACCGTCCCTCTCTGGCTTCCCCTCGCCGTCGCCTGGGTAGATGAAATCCTCTTAAGCAAATTGGGTAAATCCCCCTCCGTCCCCCTCGATGGGGTGAGAATGTCAGCCGAACCCATGTATTACGATGCCAGTAAAGCAGTACGCGACCTCGGTTTACCCCAGTCTGATCTCGATGAGGCGATCGCGGCGGCTATTAATTGGATGGAAAGAAGGCAATAG
- the nblS gene encoding two-component system sensor histidine kinase NblS: MLTLLQHIAQMIKNWWSEFTLQTKLMAAATLVVSLIVSGLTFWATNTIQQDARLNDTRFGRDLGLLLAANVTQLIAEDNKTELARFSSQFYSSTSSVRYILYADEEGRIFFGIPYSEATVQNSLQIQRRIQLPEEMGRSQQPFVRQHNTPNGQVTDVFVPLVQGDRHLGVMAVGINPNPTVVTSSGLTRDVTIAVFVSIWVMVILGAVFNALTITRPIKELLVGVKNIASGDFRQRIDLPFGGELGELIESFNEMAERLERYEEQNIEELTAEKAKLETLVSTIADGAVLLDNQMNVVLVNPTARRIFGWDDHTLIGTNVLHAFPAAIQVELTRPLYQMAKGERDSGEFRISISEPTQRMIRILVTTVLDRERENVKGIAITVQDITREVELNEAKSQFISNISHELRTPLFNIKSFIETLHEYGDDLSDRERREFLETANHETDRLTRLVNDVLDLSRLESCRIYRLEPLDIVQPIEQTLRTYQLNAKDKEIELKQEVEEDLPSVLGHYDLLLQVFANLVGNALKFTEAGGKVIVRAYLLSSLTPEESHTMEGQTRYVRVEIADTGIGIGEEDREAIFDRFFRVENRVHTLEGTGLGLSIVRNIIDKHHTNVNLVSEVGVGTTFWFDLAVAEESSKPGSIPIDATPQLTVEG; encoded by the coding sequence TTGCTGACCTTACTGCAACACATTGCCCAAATGATTAAGAACTGGTGGTCGGAGTTCACCCTCCAGACCAAACTCATGGCGGCTGCAACGCTTGTCGTATCGTTGATTGTGAGCGGTTTAACATTTTGGGCAACCAACACAATTCAGCAGGATGCACGGCTCAATGACACCCGCTTTGGGCGAGATTTGGGACTGTTGTTGGCAGCGAATGTCACCCAACTGATTGCAGAGGACAATAAAACGGAACTGGCTCGCTTTAGTAGTCAGTTTTATAGCAGTACGTCCAGTGTTCGCTATATTCTCTATGCTGACGAGGAGGGTCGCATCTTCTTCGGCATCCCCTATTCTGAGGCGACCGTTCAGAACTCCCTCCAGATTCAACGGCGGATTCAACTTCCTGAGGAGATGGGGCGATCGCAACAGCCCTTTGTGCGCCAACATAATACCCCCAATGGCCAAGTCACCGATGTGTTTGTGCCCCTGGTTCAGGGCGATCGCCATTTGGGGGTGATGGCCGTCGGGATTAACCCCAATCCCACCGTTGTCACCTCATCTGGCTTAACGCGGGATGTCACCATTGCGGTGTTCGTCTCCATCTGGGTGATGGTGATTCTTGGGGCTGTTTTTAACGCTCTCACCATTACCCGTCCCATCAAAGAACTCCTCGTTGGGGTGAAGAACATCGCCTCAGGAGACTTTCGTCAACGAATCGATTTACCCTTTGGCGGCGAGTTAGGGGAACTGATCGAGAGTTTCAATGAGATGGCAGAACGTCTCGAACGCTACGAAGAACAAAATATCGAAGAACTCACCGCCGAAAAAGCCAAACTGGAAACTCTGGTGTCCACCATTGCCGACGGGGCCGTATTATTGGACAATCAGATGAACGTGGTCTTAGTCAACCCCACCGCTCGCCGCATCTTCGGCTGGGATGACCACACACTAATTGGAACCAATGTCCTGCACGCCTTCCCCGCCGCGATTCAGGTGGAACTAACGCGTCCCCTTTATCAAATGGCGAAGGGAGAACGGGATAGTGGTGAATTTCGCATTTCTATCAGCGAACCCACCCAGCGCATGATTCGCATTCTCGTCACCACCGTCTTAGATCGGGAACGAGAAAATGTCAAAGGGATTGCCATTACAGTTCAAGATATTACCCGAGAAGTGGAGTTGAACGAAGCCAAAAGTCAATTTATTAGTAATATCTCCCACGAACTACGAACGCCGTTATTCAATATCAAATCCTTTATTGAGACCCTCCATGAATATGGCGATGATTTGAGCGATCGCGAACGGCGAGAGTTCCTAGAAACAGCCAACCACGAAACCGATCGCCTCACTCGCTTGGTGAATGATGTCCTCGATCTATCTCGTCTTGAATCCTGCCGTATTTACCGCCTAGAACCCCTTGATATTGTTCAACCCATTGAGCAAACCTTACGCACCTATCAACTGAATGCCAAGGACAAAGAAATTGAGTTAAAACAAGAGGTTGAAGAGGATTTACCCTCTGTATTAGGTCATTACGATCTCCTGTTACAAGTCTTTGCTAACTTAGTAGGCAATGCCCTCAAATTCACCGAAGCTGGCGGTAAGGTAATTGTCCGCGCCTATCTCCTCTCCTCGCTGACTCCAGAAGAAAGCCATACAATGGAGGGGCAAACTCGCTATGTCCGAGTTGAAATTGCCGATACAGGAATTGGCATTGGTGAAGAAGACCGCGAGGCAATTTTTGACCGATTTTTCCGGGTTGAAAACCGAGTTCACACCTTAGAAGGAACTGGTTTAGGTCTGTCGATTGTCCGCAACATCATTGATAAGCATCATACCAATGTCAACTTAGTTAGTGAAGTGGGGGTGGGAACCACCTTCTGGTTTGATTTAGCGGTAGCTGAGGAGTCCTCAAAACCGGGCAGCATTCCCATTGATGCTACTCCTCAGCTTACGGTGGAGGGTTAG
- a CDS encoding zinc ribbon domain-containing protein — protein MSSCPRCQQRVRADAVSCPHCGYQLKAFGHPGIPLHRANPEEPLCLTCTYHLDDSCNFPKRPHAQTCTLYQNINEPVLTTPPRRKLAPWYRRHPVLVGFLALLGISLLLALMR, from the coding sequence ATGTCCTCTTGTCCTCGATGCCAGCAACGAGTTCGCGCTGATGCCGTCTCCTGTCCTCATTGTGGCTATCAACTCAAAGCCTTTGGTCATCCGGGGATTCCCCTGCATCGAGCCAATCCTGAGGAACCCCTCTGTCTCACCTGCACCTATCATCTCGACGACAGTTGCAATTTTCCCAAACGGCCCCACGCCCAAACCTGTACCCTCTACCAGAATATCAACGAGCCAGTCTTAACGACTCCACCCCGACGCAAACTCGCCCCCTGGTATCGCCGCCATCCGGTACTGGTAGGCTTTCTCGCGCTCCTGGGTATCAGTCTGTTGCTGGCCTTGATGAGATGA
- a CDS encoding fasciclin domain-containing protein yields MNSTRRFQWLTGAMVLLSASTLAMNPSRADMTANEPAQTLETEVAQMGVGSLVDSLVSAGDMNTLLQLAELAGMADTLANEGPFTLFAPTDQAFQDLPQSVVNALTDPANRDLLQDVLGMHVVPEVLEANDIGNQLLNTLNGPVNARVQGNRINVGPARVTDRDIPADNGVIHKIDTVIVPNDLQSRLNERSTTTETDTTTTTPAPTPSPTPTPQSAPQTFPVTW; encoded by the coding sequence ATGAACTCTACGCGTCGATTTCAATGGCTTACAGGGGCAATGGTTCTCCTAAGTGCTAGCACTTTGGCAATGAACCCCAGCCGCGCGGACATGACGGCGAACGAACCGGCCCAAACGTTAGAGACGGAAGTGGCTCAAATGGGTGTGGGGAGTCTCGTGGATTCTCTGGTTTCCGCTGGGGATATGAACACCCTGTTGCAACTGGCGGAGTTAGCCGGGATGGCGGATACCTTGGCCAATGAGGGACCCTTTACCTTGTTTGCCCCCACAGACCAAGCTTTTCAGGATTTACCCCAATCCGTTGTTAACGCTCTAACTGATCCGGCTAACCGTGATTTGTTGCAGGATGTCTTAGGGATGCACGTTGTGCCGGAAGTTCTCGAAGCCAATGATATTGGTAACCAATTGTTGAACACCCTCAACGGCCCGGTGAATGCTAGGGTTCAAGGGAATAGGATTAACGTCGGCCCGGCTCGGGTCACTGACCGGGATATTCCCGCCGATAATGGTGTCATCCACAAGATTGATACGGTGATTGTTCCCAATGATTTGCAATCTCGGTTAAACGAACGCTCCACGACCACCGAAACCGACACCACTACGACGACCCCTGCTCCCACTCCCTCTCCCACTCCTACGCCTCAATCGGCACCCCAAACCTTCCCGGTCACCTGGTAG
- a CDS encoding ABC-ATPase domain-containing protein, with product MTDAQHLEDTLLNLDGRGYKAYKDLRGQYQFPNFKLTIDYVQGDPFAAPSQLSVWVPMSVAGFPETLYASLSREVALRDYLTRAFSRACRDVSQKRGTGKSGAIAVCRLGQEVLERTSAFIDEDGVEVRFTVGLPAQGRRILGRQAAEMLCDDIPELVDRALIYQNLDAGAIQQQVETVEDADWLRSQLPQHNLVAFVADGSILPRRSGIDARPLEENAVPFESPESLRVEFDRPNGGPITGMGIPRGITLIVGGGYHGKSTLLRAIELGVYNRIPGDGRDYVVTDRAAVKIRAEDGRSVRGVDISAFINNLPQGQATTAFSTENASGSTSQAANIIEAIEAGARALLIDEDTSATNFTICDRRMQELIAKEHEPITPFVDRVRPLFDEQGISTILVMGGSGDYFEAADTAIAMTHYRPQNVTQQVKDIAAKYNTGRQSDPQSPLTPPNPRYLLPDSLDPSRGKRAVKWQVRDQDEIVFGSDEIDLSAVEQLVDAGQLRAIAEAMVYLKQEYPRTDKTLRQILDDIEGAIASQGLDILSPFPVGNLAQFRRFELAAALNRLRSLQVKQ from the coding sequence ATGACCGACGCTCAACATCTCGAAGATACCCTCCTTAACCTTGATGGACGGGGCTATAAAGCCTATAAAGACTTGCGGGGACAGTATCAGTTCCCAAACTTTAAGCTGACCATCGACTATGTTCAAGGAGATCCCTTCGCCGCACCGAGTCAGTTGAGTGTCTGGGTTCCCATGAGCGTGGCGGGGTTTCCTGAGACACTCTACGCCAGTCTCTCGCGGGAGGTGGCCCTACGGGATTATCTAACCCGGGCCTTTTCTCGGGCCTGTCGTGACGTGAGTCAGAAACGGGGAACCGGCAAAAGTGGGGCGATCGCCGTTTGTCGTCTGGGCCAGGAAGTTTTAGAACGCACCTCCGCTTTTATCGATGAGGATGGGGTCGAAGTCCGCTTCACCGTAGGGCTTCCCGCCCAAGGACGACGCATTTTGGGGCGACAGGCGGCTGAGATGCTTTGTGATGATATCCCGGAACTGGTCGATCGCGCCCTCATTTACCAAAACCTCGATGCAGGGGCGATTCAGCAACAAGTTGAAACCGTCGAAGATGCCGACTGGCTGCGATCGCAACTTCCCCAGCATAACCTCGTCGCCTTTGTGGCTGACGGCTCAATTTTACCCCGCCGCAGTGGCATTGATGCCCGTCCCCTGGAGGAAAACGCCGTTCCCTTTGAGTCTCCCGAATCCCTACGAGTTGAATTTGACCGGCCCAATGGGGGGCCCATCACCGGAATGGGGATTCCTCGGGGAATTACCCTCATTGTCGGAGGGGGCTATCACGGCAAATCTACTCTGTTACGGGCCATTGAATTGGGAGTCTATAACCGGATTCCTGGGGATGGTCGAGACTATGTCGTCACTGATCGCGCCGCCGTGAAAATTCGCGCCGAAGACGGTCGTTCCGTGCGTGGCGTCGATATTTCAGCATTTATCAATAATTTGCCCCAAGGACAAGCCACCACGGCGTTCTCCACCGAAAATGCCAGTGGCAGTACCTCCCAGGCGGCCAATATCATCGAAGCCATTGAAGCCGGGGCCCGGGCCCTACTCATTGACGAAGATACCTCAGCAACGAACTTCACCATCTGCGATCGCCGGATGCAAGAATTGATCGCCAAAGAACATGAACCCATCACCCCCTTTGTCGATCGCGTGCGTCCCCTCTTTGACGAACAGGGGATTTCCACCATTCTCGTCATGGGAGGAAGTGGCGATTACTTCGAGGCCGCCGACACGGCGATCGCCATGACCCATTATCGCCCCCAAAACGTCACCCAGCAGGTGAAAGACATCGCCGCCAAGTACAACACCGGCCGCCAAAGCGACCCCCAATCTCCCCTAACCCCTCCCAACCCTCGCTATCTCCTCCCCGACAGTCTCGACCCCAGTCGAGGCAAACGGGCCGTGAAATGGCAAGTACGAGACCAGGATGAAATCGTCTTTGGCAGCGATGAGATTGACCTCTCCGCCGTCGAACAACTGGTGGATGCCGGACAGTTGCGGGCCATTGCTGAAGCCATGGTCTATCTCAAACAGGAATACCCCCGAACTGATAAGACCCTCAGACAGATATTAGACGACATTGAAGGGGCGATCGCCTCCCAAGGCTTAGATATCCTCTCCCCCTTCCCCGTCGGCAATCTGGCCCAATTCCGTCGTTTTGAACTCGCCGCTGCCTTAAACCGCCTGCGATCTCTTCAAGTGAAACAATGA
- the mgsA gene encoding methylglyoxal synthase, whose protein sequence is MPATLALIAHDAKKDQLVSFAQDYHSILSRYHLIATGTTGQRIENATDLTIERMESGSVGGDTQIAARVVSGDVIAVIFLIDPLYTQPHEPDIQALLRVCNVHNVPLATNLATATAVIQEMATHRVAHLIFNPAAGQGNPDRELAMIREQLQGRLDLNVWITQADTDLKALVNRAIESGTDLVIASGGDGTVSTVADALMNTEIPLGVIPRGTANAFASALGIPQNVPGACKLLLAGTTRVIDAARCNERTMILLAGIGFEADVVEWADREKKDRWGVLAYLWGGVQRFHDGDQFDAEIEIDGEVRQFRADAITIANLAPPTSILAQGFGETIPDDGVLEVTIGTTENRLQALNALTSMVGAAILKTETQRDDIICLRAAKLRVTANPAKNIVIDGDVVETTPVDVECLPKALTVIAPLSPQS, encoded by the coding sequence ATGCCCGCCACCCTAGCCCTCATCGCCCACGACGCCAAAAAAGACCAACTGGTGAGTTTCGCCCAAGACTATCACTCGATTCTGAGTCGATATCACCTCATCGCCACAGGAACCACCGGACAACGCATCGAGAACGCCACCGACTTAACCATCGAACGGATGGAATCCGGTTCCGTCGGCGGAGACACCCAAATCGCCGCGCGGGTCGTCTCGGGGGATGTGATTGCCGTTATTTTCCTCATCGATCCCCTCTACACCCAACCCCACGAACCTGATATTCAAGCCCTGTTACGGGTGTGTAATGTTCATAATGTGCCCCTGGCCACCAACCTAGCCACCGCCACCGCTGTCATTCAGGAGATGGCCACCCACCGCGTTGCCCATCTCATCTTTAACCCCGCTGCCGGCCAGGGCAATCCCGATCGCGAACTAGCCATGATTCGTGAACAACTCCAGGGACGACTAGATCTCAATGTCTGGATTACTCAAGCAGACACCGATTTAAAAGCGTTAGTGAATAGGGCGATCGAATCCGGAACCGATCTCGTCATTGCCTCGGGGGGAGATGGAACCGTCTCAACCGTCGCTGATGCCTTAATGAACACAGAAATTCCCCTGGGGGTGATTCCCCGAGGGACTGCCAACGCCTTTGCTAGTGCTTTGGGGATTCCTCAAAATGTCCCTGGGGCCTGTAAGTTGTTGCTGGCGGGAACTACACGAGTCATTGATGCGGCCCGCTGTAATGAGCGCACCATGATTCTCCTGGCGGGAATTGGCTTTGAGGCAGACGTGGTGGAATGGGCCGATCGCGAGAAAAAAGACCGTTGGGGGGTGTTAGCCTATCTCTGGGGCGGTGTGCAACGGTTCCATGATGGGGATCAGTTTGACGCGGAAATTGAGATTGATGGGGAAGTGCGTCAATTCCGGGCTGATGCAATCACCATCGCCAACCTGGCCCCACCCACCTCGATTTTGGCCCAAGGCTTTGGGGAGACGATTCCCGACGATGGGGTATTGGAGGTGACCATCGGCACCACAGAAAACCGCTTACAGGCACTTAACGCCCTCACGAGCATGGTGGGAGCAGCAATTTTGAAAACGGAGACTCAACGGGACGATATCATCTGTTTACGGGCGGCTAAGCTGCGAGTAACGGCGAATCCAGCGAAGAATATCGTGATTGATGGGGATGTGGTGGAAACCACTCCCGTTGATGTGGAATGTTTACCAAAGGCGTTGACGGTAATTGCACCGTTGTCGCCCCAATCTTGA